One genomic segment of Rhodopirellula islandica includes these proteins:
- a CDS encoding SHD1 domain-containing protein: MQTRTKCGWVAAGWMVWLGVACGSLPGQDVAYVPKAGQTFDYGIEFRIMERTEGERNPIQVRQRCRLRFVVSESDSNEWSGTYRTIPFRGNKLMSSKEALATYHRRTRESYEAGPSNHFGPAPPDPGMARLQQVASQRAAAVQKEQQRRILYELERYPGLFQFCEGEITCTRSGAMRGRGSVGTLPFAAGPVAGLVFLQLPKDGKTQSGFSTRSVGKLNLVSSSSDQVAKSDLSVLSLLTPRESSQDAHLAFDREVEISGGVTAGNKLTLSGSGMWEFSTEMGMPYAGSVDYQIEGASYVGKADQFDLRIGFHYLDPVRAMLFDNDLLPTMDAFDASNLPRLTMKQQSEMTKHWEPRPKRSSYRPNLAVGVQLVQIASNSAPPPANSKLQRLLEERLRDESDWKEDIHFESILSRWDSIRKAATKFPREWSDPSGSFTIQAMLQSVDQASVSLLRLDTRQVISVPLEKLSDEDVEFARTFGVRDQGS; the protein is encoded by the coding sequence ATGCAGACTCGAACAAAATGCGGCTGGGTCGCGGCAGGCTGGATGGTGTGGTTGGGCGTCGCGTGTGGGAGCCTGCCCGGGCAGGATGTCGCCTACGTTCCCAAGGCCGGGCAAACGTTTGATTACGGCATTGAATTCCGCATCATGGAACGAACCGAAGGCGAACGGAATCCAATCCAAGTCCGACAGCGATGTCGGTTGCGTTTTGTCGTCTCCGAGTCGGACTCGAATGAATGGTCGGGAACCTACCGGACGATTCCATTCCGAGGAAACAAATTGATGAGCAGCAAGGAAGCTTTGGCGACCTATCACCGACGCACTCGGGAATCGTACGAGGCTGGGCCATCGAATCACTTTGGCCCGGCGCCGCCTGATCCCGGGATGGCTCGCCTTCAGCAGGTGGCGAGTCAGAGAGCCGCGGCGGTTCAAAAGGAACAGCAACGCCGAATTCTCTACGAGTTGGAACGTTATCCAGGACTGTTTCAATTTTGTGAGGGAGAAATCACTTGCACTCGGTCGGGAGCGATGCGAGGCAGAGGCAGCGTCGGCACCCTGCCCTTCGCCGCGGGTCCCGTTGCGGGATTGGTGTTTCTGCAACTGCCAAAGGACGGGAAGACACAGTCCGGCTTCAGCACGCGAAGCGTCGGCAAGTTGAATTTGGTTTCCTCGTCCAGTGATCAGGTGGCCAAGTCAGACCTGTCCGTTCTCTCGTTGCTGACGCCTCGCGAGTCATCGCAGGATGCGCATCTGGCGTTTGATCGTGAAGTCGAGATATCGGGTGGTGTGACGGCGGGAAACAAGCTGACGCTTTCGGGGTCGGGCATGTGGGAGTTCTCAACCGAAATGGGCATGCCGTACGCCGGGAGCGTGGACTACCAGATCGAAGGTGCAAGCTATGTTGGCAAAGCAGATCAATTCGACTTGCGAATCGGCTTTCACTATCTCGACCCCGTTCGAGCGATGCTGTTCGACAATGACCTGTTGCCAACGATGGATGCTTTTGACGCCAGCAATCTGCCGCGATTGACCATGAAGCAGCAATCGGAGATGACGAAGCATTGGGAGCCTCGGCCAAAGAGAAGCAGCTACCGCCCGAATTTGGCTGTGGGGGTTCAGTTGGTGCAGATCGCTTCCAACAGCGCTCCGCCGCCAGCGAATTCAAAGTTGCAGCGTCTGCTCGAAGAACGACTCCGTGACGAATCCGATTGGAAGGAGGACATTCATTTCGAGTCCATTTTGAGTCGCTGGGATTCGATTCGGAAAGCAGCGACCAAATTCCCGCGGGAGTGGTCGGACCCAAGCGGCTCGTTCACGATCCAAGCGATGTTGCAATCGGTCGATCAGGCATCGGTTTCGCTGTTGCGGTTGGACACTCGACAAGTGATTTCGGTGCCGCTGGAGAAACTCAGTGACGAGGACGTTGAGTTCGCTCGCACCTTTGGTGTGCGGGATCAGGGATCTTGA
- a CDS encoding Gfo/Idh/MocA family protein, whose protein sequence is MNKRSQHPDVQSSLPAQPNLRRRDRRLFLKAGAALGATVAARPVLAETSAKKSPNEVIRVGIMGVNNRGAALAKGFIKDPGSDVVAICDVDSRASEKVAASAADSQGHRPQTFVDVRKMLDEGNIDALVVAAPNHWHAPATILGCAAGKHVYVEKPCSQTAEEGVLAVQAARKHNRVVQMGSQRRSWPAVMQAIDLVHSGGIGKVSYSRSWYNNRRPSIGHGKTAAAPDWLNWDLWQGPAPRREYVDNLIHYNWHWRWHWGNGELGNNGIHVLDLARWGLDVTTPSRVRAGGGKYRHDDDQETPDTMMVTYDFPEGKTATWEGLSWSPLGPHDAAVGVSFHGSEGSIIVRGNGFTRFDDRNKEIETVNGEGGDTSHLADFLDAIRTGRRPNADIQEAHRSTLLCHLGNMAYRSSSELEIDPASGKPLGNPEALALWGREYEPGWEPKV, encoded by the coding sequence ATGAATAAGCGTTCTCAGCATCCTGATGTGCAGTCTTCTTTGCCCGCGCAACCAAACCTTCGGAGGCGTGATCGTCGTTTGTTTTTGAAGGCGGGGGCGGCCCTGGGGGCGACCGTCGCGGCTCGTCCTGTGCTCGCCGAAACATCGGCCAAGAAGTCGCCCAACGAAGTCATCCGAGTTGGGATCATGGGGGTCAACAATCGCGGTGCCGCGTTGGCCAAAGGGTTCATCAAAGACCCCGGATCTGATGTGGTCGCGATTTGCGACGTGGATTCGAGGGCGTCCGAGAAGGTGGCGGCTTCCGCTGCAGACAGCCAAGGCCATCGCCCCCAGACTTTCGTTGACGTTCGAAAGATGCTCGATGAAGGCAACATCGATGCCTTGGTGGTGGCCGCGCCCAACCACTGGCACGCGCCCGCGACGATTTTAGGATGTGCGGCGGGGAAGCATGTCTATGTTGAAAAACCATGCAGCCAGACTGCGGAAGAAGGCGTCTTGGCGGTGCAGGCGGCACGGAAGCACAACCGAGTGGTCCAGATGGGGTCACAGCGTCGCAGTTGGCCGGCCGTCATGCAGGCCATTGATCTCGTCCATTCGGGAGGCATCGGCAAGGTTTCCTATTCACGCAGTTGGTACAACAACCGACGTCCATCGATCGGGCATGGCAAGACGGCCGCTGCACCGGATTGGTTGAACTGGGATCTGTGGCAAGGGCCCGCTCCGCGACGCGAATACGTGGACAATCTGATTCACTACAACTGGCACTGGCGTTGGCACTGGGGCAACGGTGAACTGGGGAACAATGGCATCCATGTCTTGGATTTGGCTCGTTGGGGATTGGATGTCACCACACCCAGTCGAGTGCGGGCGGGCGGAGGCAAGTACCGTCATGACGACGATCAAGAAACACCCGACACGATGATGGTGACGTACGATTTTCCCGAAGGAAAAACGGCCACCTGGGAAGGGCTCAGTTGGTCGCCCTTGGGGCCTCATGACGCAGCGGTGGGAGTCAGTTTTCACGGCAGCGAAGGTTCCATCATCGTCCGGGGCAACGGTTTCACTCGGTTCGATGACCGCAATAAAGAAATCGAAACCGTTAACGGTGAAGGTGGCGACACCAGCCACCTTGCCGATTTCTTGGACGCCATCCGCACCGGGCGACGCCCCAATGCGGACATTCAGGAAGCCCATCGGAGCACGTTGCTTTGTCACCTTGGCAACATGGCCTACCGCAGTTCGTCGGAGTTGGAAATTGACCCGGCCAGCGGCAAACCGCTCGGCAACCCCGAGGCATTGGCGTTGTGGGGACGAGAGTATGAACCCGGCTGGGAGCCAAAGGTCTGA
- a CDS encoding Gfo/Idh/MocA family protein — protein MRAGVVGFAMFLCLSALSSVSVVSAEEPVRIGIIGLDTSHSPAFAKEFNAERSGDDPLAGFRVVAAYPYGSKTIESSSSRIPGYTEQLKSMGIEIVDSISDLLSKVDCVLLETNDGTLHHEQALQVFAAGKPVFIDKPVGANLAETIAIYEAAKHYKVPMFSSSSLRYSHGAQAIRGGSVGKVLGCSAHSPCKIEPSHVDLYWYGIHGVETLYTCMGVGCETVSHTSTEDFEFAVGRWNDGRIGTFRGIRAGSSGYGGMVYGEKAIQEIGKYDGYRPLLVEIAKFFRTGESPIESAETIELYAFMQAAFESKRQGGIPVAIETVMQAAQVKAGELNQSLSE, from the coding sequence ATGCGTGCTGGTGTGGTTGGTTTTGCAATGTTTCTTTGCTTGAGTGCTTTGTCTTCTGTCTCGGTGGTGTCGGCGGAGGAACCGGTTCGAATTGGCATCATTGGTTTGGACACGTCCCATTCGCCAGCGTTTGCGAAAGAGTTCAACGCCGAACGCTCGGGCGATGATCCGTTGGCTGGTTTTCGCGTCGTTGCCGCCTATCCCTACGGAAGCAAAACGATCGAGTCCAGCAGCAGCCGAATCCCCGGCTACACCGAGCAGCTGAAGTCGATGGGAATTGAGATTGTTGATTCAATCAGCGATCTGTTGTCCAAGGTGGACTGCGTGTTGCTCGAAACCAACGACGGGACGCTGCATCACGAACAAGCGTTGCAGGTCTTCGCGGCCGGGAAGCCGGTGTTCATCGACAAACCCGTTGGGGCGAACCTGGCCGAAACGATTGCCATTTACGAAGCGGCGAAGCACTACAAGGTGCCGATGTTCTCGAGTTCTTCGCTGCGTTACAGCCACGGCGCCCAAGCCATCCGTGGTGGTTCCGTGGGCAAGGTGCTGGGGTGCAGCGCACACAGCCCGTGCAAGATCGAGCCGTCACACGTGGACTTGTATTGGTATGGGATCCATGGCGTCGAAACCCTTTACACCTGCATGGGCGTGGGGTGCGAGACGGTTTCCCACACTTCGACGGAGGACTTTGAATTTGCAGTCGGCCGTTGGAATGACGGACGAATCGGAACGTTTCGAGGGATCCGAGCCGGCAGCTCCGGCTACGGCGGAATGGTCTACGGAGAAAAGGCCATTCAGGAAATTGGAAAGTACGACGGTTACCGCCCCTTGCTCGTCGAGATCGCCAAATTCTTCCGCACCGGCGAATCGCCGATCGAATCCGCGGAAACGATCGAGCTGTACGCCTTCATGCAAGCCGCTTTCGAAAGCAAACGCCAAGGTGGCATTCCGGTCGCGATTGAGACCGTGATGCAAGCGGCCCAAGTCAAAGCCGGCGAGCTGAACCAGTCGCTCTCTGAGTGA